In Thermosynechococcus sichuanensis E542, a single genomic region encodes these proteins:
- the murB gene encoding UDP-N-acetylmuramate dehydrogenase, with protein MNLACLPQTQCPLQHHVSLAELTTLNVGGSAEWFVAPRTVAELQAAYTWAQEEALPITVLGAGSNLLVSDRGVAGLVISTKHLRYLKSDLETGQLTVGAGYPLPKLAHYAAKLGWRGLEWMVGIPGSVGGAVVMNAGAHGGCTAERLVSAVILEPDGTLAVVSARELGYAYRTSNLQDTQRFVLQATWQLEPGYDPAQVKAATQKHLSDRLRSQPYDFPNCGSVFRNPQERTAGWLIEQTGLKGYQIGRAQVSEKHANFILNCGGATAMEVYHLIRHVQTAVADRWSVWLHPEVKLIGDFA; from the coding sequence ATGAACTTGGCCTGCTTGCCCCAAACCCAGTGTCCCCTACAACACCACGTCTCCCTTGCCGAGTTGACAACCCTGAATGTGGGTGGTTCTGCCGAATGGTTTGTGGCACCCCGTACCGTTGCTGAATTGCAAGCGGCCTATACTTGGGCCCAGGAAGAGGCACTGCCAATTACAGTTTTGGGGGCAGGGTCTAATCTGCTGGTCAGCGATCGCGGTGTGGCCGGTCTTGTGATCTCCACTAAGCATCTGCGCTATCTCAAAAGCGATCTAGAGACTGGACAACTGACGGTGGGTGCGGGCTATCCCTTGCCCAAGTTGGCTCACTATGCCGCAAAACTGGGCTGGCGCGGTCTGGAGTGGATGGTTGGCATCCCCGGCAGCGTAGGCGGGGCAGTGGTGATGAATGCGGGGGCCCACGGCGGTTGTACCGCGGAGCGATTGGTGTCAGCCGTGATCTTGGAGCCCGATGGCACGTTGGCAGTGGTGTCGGCACGGGAGCTGGGTTATGCCTACCGCACATCGAATCTTCAGGATACGCAGCGCTTTGTACTGCAAGCTACATGGCAGTTGGAACCCGGTTATGATCCTGCCCAAGTAAAAGCAGCAACCCAAAAACACCTGAGCGATCGCCTGCGCAGCCAGCCCTACGATTTCCCCAACTGTGGCAGTGTCTTTCGCAACCCCCAAGAGCGAACAGCGGGTTGGTTAATTGAACAAACGGGCTTGAAGGGCTACCAGATTGGACGTGCCCAAGTTTCTGAAAAACACGCCAACTTTATCCTCAACTGTGGCGGCGCAACGGCCATGGAGGTCTATCATCTGATCCGCCATGTGCAAACGGCGGTGGCCGATCGCTGGTCGGTGTGGCTGCACCCAGAAGTGAAGCTGATTGGTGACTTTGCCTAG
- a CDS encoding o-succinylbenzoate synthase — protein sequence MRWQWRIYEEPLREPLATAQGVWRSRSGIYLRLEDEQGHVGYGEIAPLPGWGSETLSADIALCQQLPPHLTPEIIATIPEALPAAQFGFVTAWQSVGQLPYRLRPWPICALLGSGRVALEQWQQPWQQGQTTFKWKVAVLSPEEEQGILTTLLAALPQVAKLRLDANGGWDLATAERWFAWLDRHGNGKIEYVEQPLPPDQWQALLTLAQTVTTAIALDESVVSATEVQHWLERGWPGLLVIKPALFGSPERLNVLLREGLEPQRLVFSSALEGAIARTAIFQCLETWQPCRALGFGIERWRSAPLLTSLADYDAEWHRLDNYGKNYYK from the coding sequence GTGCGCTGGCAGTGGCGTATCTACGAGGAACCCCTTCGGGAACCCTTGGCAACAGCCCAAGGGGTCTGGCGATCGCGCTCAGGGATTTATCTGCGCCTCGAAGATGAACAAGGCCACGTGGGCTACGGTGAAATTGCCCCCCTGCCTGGCTGGGGCAGCGAAACCCTCAGTGCTGATATTGCCCTGTGTCAGCAACTGCCGCCTCACCTTACCCCAGAGATCATTGCCACCATTCCCGAGGCGTTACCCGCTGCCCAATTTGGGTTTGTTACGGCATGGCAGAGTGTCGGGCAACTCCCCTATCGGCTACGCCCTTGGCCAATCTGCGCCCTTTTAGGCAGTGGTCGGGTCGCCCTTGAGCAGTGGCAGCAGCCTTGGCAGCAGGGACAAACCACCTTCAAGTGGAAAGTGGCTGTCCTGTCCCCAGAGGAAGAGCAAGGCATCCTGACGACGTTACTGGCAGCACTGCCCCAGGTCGCGAAATTACGCCTTGATGCCAACGGCGGCTGGGATTTAGCCACCGCAGAACGCTGGTTTGCTTGGCTGGATCGCCATGGGAACGGCAAAATTGAGTATGTGGAGCAACCGCTACCCCCCGACCAGTGGCAAGCTCTACTGACCCTTGCCCAGACGGTGACAACGGCGATCGCCCTCGATGAGAGTGTCGTCAGTGCAACTGAAGTGCAGCATTGGTTAGAGCGGGGCTGGCCGGGACTCTTGGTGATTAAGCCAGCACTGTTTGGCTCTCCAGAACGCTTGAATGTCCTGTTGCGTGAAGGTTTAGAACCGCAGCGGCTGGTCTTTTCCTCGGCCCTCGAAGGGGCGATCGCCCGCACGGCAATTTTTCAGTGCTTGGAAACATGGCAGCCCTGTCGTGCCCTCGGCTTTGGCATCGAACGCTGGCGATCGGCACCCCTGCTCACCTCCTTGGCCGACTATGACGCAGAATGGCATCGCCTTGACAATTATGGTAAAAATTACTATAAATAA
- a CDS encoding NAD+ synthase, whose translation MAVHLWIAQLNPTVGSLKANAQGILTAVQEIRRQHSLDLLITSELALCGYPPKDLLLNRYFVEAIQAELHYLAAALPSDVAVLVGTVLPNPAAGVKGEKPLYNGAALLRGGQVQQVFAKQLLPTYDVFDECRYFAPGGTQNLFTLTTASDQLKIGVTICEDLWNNEQFWGERHYQRNPVAELVAQGADLIVNLSASPYCVGKPRLRQALIEHTARQYGCPLIYANQVGGNDDLIFDGSSLAVNRQGQIVSQAKGFREDLLAVHWEGGDLQPTAIAPAAGSEPEEIWQALVLGVRDYARKCGFQQVVIGLSGGIDSALVATIATAALGKEQVLGVLMPSPYSSDHSITDAKDLAANLGIATQVLPIAPLMQTYSEVLAPLFAGTPSGVAEENIQARIRGTLLMAIANKFGHLLISTGNKSELAVGYCTLYGDMSGGLAAIADVPKTRVYELCHWLNQQAAQGQPIPDLAIAGSGVIPPHILTKAPSAELKPGQTDQDSLPPYDILDGILARMIDRHQSDQDIAAAGYDLDLVQRVRRMVQRAEFKRQQAAPGLKITDRAFGSGWRMPIAAQW comes from the coding sequence ATGGCTGTGCATCTGTGGATTGCGCAACTGAACCCGACCGTCGGCAGTCTCAAAGCCAATGCCCAAGGGATCCTCACTGCCGTCCAAGAGATCCGCAGGCAGCATTCTCTGGATCTCCTGATTACCTCTGAACTCGCCCTGTGTGGCTACCCCCCCAAGGATCTGCTCCTCAACCGCTATTTCGTTGAAGCAATTCAAGCGGAACTGCACTACCTTGCTGCTGCCTTGCCCTCCGATGTGGCCGTTTTAGTGGGTACAGTCTTACCGAATCCTGCTGCTGGCGTCAAGGGAGAAAAGCCCCTCTACAATGGTGCCGCACTCCTTAGGGGGGGACAGGTGCAACAGGTCTTTGCCAAGCAGTTATTGCCCACCTACGATGTCTTTGACGAATGCCGCTATTTTGCCCCCGGCGGTACGCAGAATCTCTTTACATTAACAACGGCCAGCGATCAACTGAAAATTGGCGTCACCATCTGTGAAGACTTGTGGAACAATGAGCAGTTTTGGGGAGAGCGGCACTACCAGCGCAATCCCGTTGCTGAATTGGTAGCGCAGGGAGCGGATCTAATTGTGAATCTTTCGGCATCGCCCTACTGTGTCGGCAAACCAAGGCTACGGCAGGCGTTGATTGAACATACGGCTCGGCAGTATGGCTGTCCCTTGATCTATGCCAATCAGGTGGGGGGCAATGATGATTTGATTTTTGATGGCAGCAGTTTAGCCGTGAATCGTCAGGGGCAAATTGTTAGTCAAGCCAAGGGCTTTCGCGAAGACCTCCTCGCTGTGCACTGGGAAGGAGGAGATTTACAACCGACAGCGATCGCCCCCGCCGCCGGTAGTGAACCCGAGGAAATTTGGCAAGCCTTAGTCTTAGGGGTACGGGACTATGCCCGCAAATGTGGCTTTCAGCAGGTGGTGATTGGTCTCAGTGGGGGGATTGATTCAGCCTTAGTGGCGACAATTGCCACGGCTGCCCTTGGTAAAGAACAGGTGCTAGGGGTTTTGATGCCCTCCCCCTATAGTTCCGATCACTCAATTACCGATGCCAAGGACTTAGCAGCAAATCTGGGCATTGCCACGCAGGTCTTACCGATTGCACCCCTGATGCAAACCTACAGTGAAGTCCTAGCGCCTCTGTTTGCCGGCACCCCCAGTGGTGTGGCTGAGGAAAATATCCAAGCCCGCATTCGCGGCACGCTCCTGATGGCGATCGCCAACAAGTTTGGCCACTTGCTCATTTCCACCGGCAATAAATCCGAACTGGCGGTGGGCTACTGCACCCTCTACGGTGATATGAGTGGTGGTCTAGCCGCTATTGCCGATGTACCGAAAACCCGTGTCTATGAACTGTGCCATTGGCTAAATCAGCAGGCCGCTCAGGGGCAGCCAATTCCCGATCTGGCGATCGCAGGCTCCGGGGTGATTCCCCCCCACATTCTCACCAAAGCCCCCAGTGCGGAACTCAAACCCGGCCAAACGGATCAGGATAGCCTACCGCCCTACGACATTCTCGATGGCATTTTGGCACGGATGATCGATCGCCACCAGTCGGATCAAGACATCGCCGCTGCGGGATACGATCTCGACCTTGTACAGCGGGTGCGCCGCATGGTGCAACGGGCAGAATTCAAACGCCAGCAGGCGGCACCGGGCTTAAAGATTACGGATCGCGCCTTTGGTTCCGGTTGGCGGATGCCGATCGCAGCGCAGTGGTAG
- a CDS encoding tetratricopeptide repeat-containing glycosyltransferase family 2 protein, producing MAITLCMIVRDEAARLPQCLASVAGVVDEAVIVDTGSQDATVAIARDWGARVYEVPWEEDFAAARNIALKYVTTEWVLVLDADETLTPAFAALVPEICQQSDWLVVTLLRQELGVVPPYTYVSRLFRRHPDLRFERPYHETIDDSVLALQQREPHWQIAQVNGVAIVHSGYLGDQRQQKQARAERIMRRYLEQHPEDAYLWSKLAGVYLARGDLGQAQQCLEQGLKTKTLPPAIAHELYYQQGNLYAERGEWPAAIAAYEMALGTPTPAVMHLATYLRLADAQKQLKRWGDALATYDRLQALDPTCALAYQNQGALLLRLGQVSAALDKLRQAISLLQDQNPAEAQRLTQELQAMGLLSP from the coding sequence ATGGCCATTACCCTCTGCATGATTGTGCGGGATGAGGCGGCACGCTTACCCCAGTGCCTTGCCAGTGTGGCTGGTGTGGTGGATGAGGCGGTAATTGTGGATACAGGGTCACAGGATGCAACGGTGGCGATCGCCCGCGATTGGGGGGCACGGGTCTATGAAGTTCCTTGGGAAGAGGATTTTGCAGCAGCTCGCAACATTGCCCTCAAATATGTCACGACGGAGTGGGTACTGGTCTTGGATGCCGATGAAACCCTCACTCCCGCCTTTGCTGCCCTAGTGCCTGAGATTTGCCAACAGTCAGATTGGCTTGTGGTCACCCTGCTGCGACAGGAATTGGGGGTGGTGCCCCCCTATACTTATGTGTCCCGCCTTTTTCGTCGTCATCCCGACCTGCGCTTTGAACGTCCCTACCACGAAACCATTGATGACAGCGTTCTTGCCCTGCAACAACGGGAACCCCACTGGCAAATTGCGCAAGTGAACGGTGTCGCCATTGTCCATAGCGGCTATCTTGGCGACCAGCGGCAACAAAAACAAGCACGCGCTGAACGGATTATGCGCCGTTACCTTGAGCAGCACCCTGAGGATGCCTATCTGTGGAGTAAACTCGCCGGTGTCTATTTGGCCAGAGGCGACTTGGGGCAGGCTCAGCAGTGTTTAGAACAGGGCTTAAAGACTAAGACACTCCCGCCAGCGATCGCCCATGAACTTTACTATCAGCAGGGGAATCTCTACGCCGAACGCGGTGAGTGGCCAGCGGCAATTGCCGCCTATGAAATGGCTCTAGGAACGCCCACCCCTGCGGTGATGCATCTTGCCACCTATCTGCGGCTAGCGGACGCCCAAAAGCAATTAAAACGCTGGGGTGATGCCCTTGCCACCTACGATCGCCTGCAGGCGTTGGATCCCACCTGTGCCTTGGCCTATCAAAATCAGGGGGCACTCCTACTGCGTTTAGGACAAGTCAGTGCGGCCCTTGACAAACTGCGCCAAGCCATTAGCCTATTGCAAGATCAAAATCCTGCGGAAGCCCAGCGCCTGACCCAAGAACTGCAAGCAATGGGACTCCTCTCCCCGTGA
- a CDS encoding nicotinate-nucleotide adenylyltransferase: protein MTIALFGTSADPPTAAHGDILQWLSDRYDRVLVWAADNPFKGQQTPLPYRQTMLNLLVRSLNRPNVEHHPELSYPYTIHSVEQVKQQWPCEPLTLVVGSDVLAKLPQWYQAAQLLKQVKLLVLQRPGVIIDPKDWQAVRQLCPEMELANYRGPAVSSTTYRQQRDEQQLLPAIAQYIQQQGLYAQP from the coding sequence ATGACCATTGCCCTTTTCGGTACCAGTGCTGATCCACCCACCGCCGCCCACGGCGATATTCTCCAGTGGCTGAGCGATCGCTATGACCGCGTTTTGGTGTGGGCAGCCGATAACCCCTTCAAAGGGCAGCAAACCCCCTTGCCCTATCGCCAAACCATGCTCAATCTCTTGGTGCGCAGCCTCAACCGCCCCAATGTCGAGCACCACCCCGAACTCAGCTACCCCTACACCATCCATTCCGTTGAGCAGGTGAAGCAGCAGTGGCCTTGTGAACCCCTTACCCTTGTGGTTGGCAGTGATGTTCTGGCTAAACTGCCCCAGTGGTATCAGGCGGCGCAGCTCCTTAAACAGGTGAAGCTCTTGGTCTTGCAGCGGCCGGGTGTCATCATTGACCCCAAGGACTGGCAAGCTGTGCGGCAATTGTGTCCCGAGATGGAACTGGCAAACTATCGTGGACCAGCGGTCTCCTCGACAACCTACCGGCAACAGCGGGATGAACAACAACTCCTGCCGGCGATCGCCCAGTATATTCAGCAGCAAGGACTCTACGCGCAGCCATGA
- a CDS encoding NUDIX hydrolase: MTAPSLPLAEFVVGVDNVIFSVDTDQNRLLVLLVQRQQVPFAGYWSLPGTLVRQGESLEAAAYRTLAEKIRVSNLYLEQLYTFGEPARDPRETTYGKRYLSVSYFALVRFADAELIAGGECPVQWFALSTCPELAFDHNKILAYGHRRLCNKLEYSPVAFDVLPEYFTLNDLYQFYSTVLGANFSDYSNFRSRLLKLGILQDTHQKVIRGAGRPATLYRFDREAFAPLKDKPLVFV; this comes from the coding sequence ATGACCGCCCCCTCTTTGCCCCTTGCGGAATTTGTTGTCGGCGTGGACAACGTCATTTTCTCCGTAGATACAGATCAAAATCGCCTCCTCGTGCTCTTGGTGCAGCGACAACAGGTTCCCTTTGCGGGGTATTGGAGCCTCCCAGGTACCCTCGTGCGGCAGGGGGAATCCCTCGAAGCGGCTGCCTATCGCACCCTTGCCGAAAAAATTCGCGTCAGTAACCTCTATCTGGAGCAACTGTACACCTTTGGTGAACCGGCGCGGGATCCCCGCGAGACCACCTATGGCAAGCGCTATCTCTCGGTGAGTTACTTTGCCTTGGTGCGCTTTGCCGATGCTGAACTCATTGCTGGGGGGGAATGTCCAGTGCAGTGGTTTGCCCTGAGTACCTGTCCAGAACTGGCCTTTGACCACAACAAAATCTTGGCCTATGGTCACCGCCGCCTCTGCAATAAGCTGGAGTATAGCCCCGTGGCCTTTGATGTGTTGCCTGAGTATTTCACCCTCAATGATCTTTACCAGTTTTACAGCACGGTCTTGGGGGCAAACTTTTCTGATTACTCCAACTTCCGCTCACGGCTTCTGAAACTGGGCATTTTGCAGGATACGCACCAAAAAGTGATCCGAGGAGCAGGGCGACCGGCAACCCTCTACCGCTTCGATCGTGAGGCCTTTGCGCCACTTAAGGATAAACCCCTAGTTTTTGTCTAA
- a CDS encoding nicotinate phosphoribosyltransferase — MTGFTLAASDYSLLTDLYQLTMVATYAGEDLAWTPASFELSVRRLPRGYTYLVAMGLAQVLEYLQQVQFTPQQIDYLKSLAVFEQAPAAFWELLSQSQFQGDVWAVPEGTVVFAQEPLLRIEAPLWQAQWLETCLLNIVNYQTLVATRASRLRQLVGAEIDLLEFGTRRAFSPQASLWAARSALAAGFTATSNVLAAQQLGVVPTGTMAHSLVMAIATLSGTEQDAFTVFLRYYPAGALLVDTYDTLAAVATLADRQAAGEIIVKAVRIDSGDLLSLSQKIRELLPQTKIIASGDLDEGEIRRLRAAGACIDAYGIGTKLVTGEPVNGVYKLVEINGQGVMKVSSGKMTLPGRKQIYRRPSGDCLALASEDNVWGRPLLEPVMKEGRPLYAPESLETIRDRHRASLAELPETLLDVTQPVVYSPALDALIQQLRHRP; from the coding sequence ATGACGGGTTTCACTTTGGCCGCCAGTGACTACAGTTTGCTGACGGATCTCTACCAATTGACGATGGTGGCCACCTACGCAGGTGAGGATTTGGCTTGGACACCCGCCAGCTTTGAACTGAGTGTGCGGCGACTGCCCCGAGGATATACCTATTTGGTGGCGATGGGGTTGGCTCAGGTACTGGAATACCTACAACAGGTGCAATTCACCCCCCAGCAAATTGACTACTTGAAAAGTCTAGCCGTCTTTGAGCAGGCACCCGCTGCATTTTGGGAGCTGTTGAGCCAGAGCCAGTTCCAGGGGGATGTGTGGGCGGTTCCGGAAGGAACGGTTGTGTTTGCCCAAGAACCGCTGCTGCGGATTGAGGCGCCCCTCTGGCAAGCCCAGTGGCTAGAGACTTGTCTGCTCAATATCGTCAACTACCAAACCCTTGTGGCCACCCGCGCTTCTCGGCTGCGACAGTTGGTGGGGGCAGAGATTGATTTGTTGGAATTTGGTACGCGCCGTGCCTTTAGTCCCCAAGCGTCCCTGTGGGCGGCACGCTCAGCCCTTGCCGCCGGATTTACGGCCACTTCGAATGTCTTAGCAGCACAGCAGTTGGGAGTTGTCCCCACAGGCACGATGGCGCATTCCCTTGTGATGGCGATCGCCACCCTCAGCGGTACAGAACAGGATGCTTTTACGGTCTTTTTGCGCTACTACCCAGCAGGGGCACTCTTAGTAGATACCTATGACACCTTAGCTGCCGTTGCTACCCTTGCCGATCGCCAAGCGGCCGGCGAAATTATCGTCAAGGCGGTGCGGATTGATTCAGGGGATCTCCTCAGCCTCTCCCAGAAAATTCGCGAACTTCTGCCCCAAACCAAAATCATTGCCAGTGGTGATCTCGATGAAGGGGAAATTCGCCGCCTGCGGGCTGCGGGTGCCTGTATTGATGCCTATGGCATTGGCACGAAGCTGGTAACGGGAGAACCAGTCAACGGCGTCTATAAACTAGTGGAGATCAATGGTCAGGGGGTGATGAAGGTCTCCAGTGGCAAAATGACCCTACCCGGACGCAAGCAAATTTATCGCCGCCCCAGTGGAGATTGCCTTGCCCTTGCCAGCGAGGACAATGTGTGGGGCAGACCGCTCCTTGAACCCGTCATGAAGGAAGGGCGCCCCCTCTATGCTCCGGAGTCCTTGGAAACGATTCGCGATCGCCACCGCGCCAGCTTGGCGGAATTGCCCGAGACCCTCTTGGATGTGACCCAGCCCGTGGTCTATTCCCCTGCCCTTGACGCCCTGATTCAACAGTTACGCCACCGCCCATGA
- the recJ gene encoding single-stranded-DNA-specific exonuclease RecJ — protein sequence MFAAFPEKFTAMQRPWQVHSADPAPLDFIEAVKKLHSDAGAITAQLLWQRGYRDLQQVPPFLDWRYYESASPNEFPDMPAALGRLQQAFDQQEKVAIWGDFDTDGVTATAVLWEGLKPVLGAQLVDFYIPNRQYDSHGLSRHGLEALQQKGVSLIITCDTGCTNGAEIAFARQLGMDVIVTDHHTLEPAPLGAVALINPRQLPWEHPLRHLSGVGVAYKFLEAVYARWPEKTQGYALENLLDLVAIGLIADLVELKGECRYLAQRGLEQLGKRQTLRPGIAALLKAASKGTARQREISFTVAPCLNAVSRVEGDVRSLITLLTTQDRHQAQQLAQHIEKVNAQRQQRQKEIAKIAHAKVAQLDLSASRVILLTDDSWPLSLLGLVANEMVKTYGRPAILLQTNPETGMAAGSARSDGFVDLYEALHSQRHLFEGFGGHPYAAGLRLKMTHIPLLEAALNQFLTQKEGTASATPQPLRIDLEVTLDQLNQRLLKELEVLAPFDATHHPPPRLLVRNVELTNLRDNNNRGNQNTRRYVSMWLHDGQHTFPAKWWDHQIGDCPKGRCDLVIELEQWQGFLSAVIKELRPSATNVIQAASFQSLMDYRDRPHEASAKGLRVETCPTSRESWRQWIQRAKREQQPLILAYSPPPEQDALKVWQEFLRLCQQASQQETRLQREGLREHLGIEAVTLDYALNVLQTLGVKVIQRGEEFGCEWPPQVKPSADTAVALEIFTAAIAEENFRRRYFAAAPLQALQETH from the coding sequence ATGTTTGCAGCCTTCCCTGAGAAATTCACCGCCATGCAGCGTCCTTGGCAAGTCCATTCTGCTGACCCCGCCCCCCTAGACTTCATTGAGGCAGTTAAGAAGCTCCACTCCGATGCGGGTGCCATCACTGCTCAGTTACTTTGGCAGCGGGGCTATCGTGATCTTCAGCAAGTACCCCCTTTCTTAGATTGGCGCTACTACGAGTCAGCCTCTCCTAACGAGTTTCCAGACATGCCCGCTGCCCTAGGGCGTTTGCAACAGGCTTTTGATCAACAGGAAAAGGTTGCCATCTGGGGAGACTTCGATACCGATGGGGTCACAGCCACCGCTGTCCTCTGGGAAGGGCTAAAACCAGTTTTGGGGGCGCAATTGGTGGATTTTTATATTCCCAATCGCCAGTACGACTCCCATGGTCTGTCGCGCCATGGCCTTGAGGCGCTTCAGCAAAAGGGGGTCTCCCTAATCATTACCTGTGATACGGGCTGCACCAATGGTGCTGAAATCGCCTTTGCCCGTCAGTTGGGGATGGATGTCATTGTTACCGATCACCACACCCTTGAACCCGCTCCCCTAGGGGCTGTGGCGCTGATCAATCCTCGGCAGTTGCCTTGGGAGCATCCCCTACGTCACTTATCGGGGGTTGGCGTCGCCTACAAGTTTTTGGAAGCCGTCTATGCCCGATGGCCAGAGAAAACCCAAGGGTATGCCCTAGAGAATCTCCTTGATTTAGTGGCCATTGGCCTGATTGCCGACTTGGTTGAATTAAAAGGAGAGTGCCGCTATCTGGCCCAGCGCGGCCTAGAACAACTGGGAAAGCGTCAGACCCTACGCCCGGGGATTGCTGCCCTTTTGAAGGCGGCGTCCAAAGGCACGGCTCGGCAACGGGAGATTAGTTTCACCGTCGCACCCTGCCTCAATGCTGTCAGTCGTGTAGAAGGAGATGTGCGATCGCTAATCACGCTCTTGACCACCCAAGATCGGCACCAAGCACAGCAGTTGGCACAGCACATTGAAAAAGTGAATGCACAACGGCAGCAACGCCAAAAAGAGATTGCCAAGATAGCCCATGCGAAAGTAGCTCAGTTGGATCTCTCGGCATCGCGGGTGATTCTCCTTACCGATGACAGTTGGCCATTGAGTCTTTTGGGGCTGGTGGCGAACGAGATGGTCAAAACCTATGGCCGCCCTGCCATTTTGCTTCAGACCAATCCAGAAACGGGCATGGCAGCAGGTTCAGCGCGCTCCGATGGCTTTGTGGATCTCTATGAGGCACTGCATAGCCAACGGCACTTATTTGAAGGGTTTGGTGGGCATCCCTATGCAGCGGGCTTGCGGTTAAAGATGACGCATATTCCCCTTCTGGAAGCAGCCCTTAACCAATTCTTGACACAAAAAGAGGGCACCGCTAGCGCCACACCGCAACCCTTGCGGATTGACTTGGAAGTGACCTTGGATCAACTCAATCAGCGATTGCTTAAGGAACTGGAAGTGCTTGCCCCCTTTGACGCCACTCACCATCCCCCTCCGCGATTACTGGTGCGCAATGTGGAACTCACTAACCTCAGGGATAACAATAACCGGGGGAACCAGAACACCAGAAGATATGTTTCAATGTGGCTCCACGATGGCCAGCACACCTTTCCTGCCAAGTGGTGGGATCATCAAATCGGGGATTGCCCCAAGGGACGCTGTGATCTGGTGATTGAGCTAGAGCAGTGGCAAGGATTCCTATCAGCCGTCATTAAAGAGCTGCGACCCAGTGCAACTAATGTCATCCAAGCAGCATCTTTTCAGTCCCTCATGGATTATCGCGATCGCCCCCACGAGGCCAGCGCCAAGGGTCTGCGCGTTGAAACCTGCCCGACATCACGGGAAAGCTGGCGCCAATGGATTCAGCGCGCGAAAAGGGAACAGCAACCCTTGATTCTGGCCTACTCTCCCCCACCAGAGCAGGACGCCCTAAAAGTGTGGCAGGAATTCCTGAGGCTGTGCCAACAAGCCAGTCAACAGGAAACACGTTTACAACGAGAGGGGCTGCGGGAACACCTTGGCATTGAAGCGGTCACCTTGGACTATGCCCTCAATGTGCTGCAGACACTGGGGGTCAAGGTTATTCAGCGCGGAGAAGAGTTTGGCTGTGAGTGGCCGCCACAGGTGAAACCTTCCGCTGATACGGCGGTGGCCTTAGAGATCTTCACAGCCGCGATCGCCGAGGAGAATTTCCGTCGCCGCTATTTTGCGGCTGCCCCCCTGCAAGCGCTTCAGGAAACACACTAA